GTATCTCTGTACGCAATAGTACAAATGGAACATTTATCGAAGATAATAATTCGGTTGGCAACAACTATGAGGGAGCAACCACAGGCACAACAGGCGTAACCGGCATCCCCAATTTAGGTAATCAACACACTGTTAAAGCTTTGAGATGCATATTTGCTCATAACAGACCTGCATCGGGTACTGAGGGGTATCGAACAACCAAAGGTCGGGGTATTTTTTTCTCTGAAAATGAAAATGCTGTGATTGATGGCTGCCTGATTTATAACAATGATATTCAAATCAGCACCTACGATAATTCCAGGGCCGAAAACCGAAATTTCACATTTCGCAATAATATCATAGCTACCCAAAACACCAATCAACGCATGTATGCAGTGGGAAGCAATTGGGATTCCGGGGAGACAATCACGGCCAAAAACAGCAATGGCACAGTAATAGCAACGTTCAAAGGCGGTTGGTACGGTTTATTTGATGGAATGAGTGGAACGACAAATGACAATAGATACTATCATCCTTCTTCCATTGCATTTTTCAGCAGAAGCCAACGTTGGGGGACCGATAAATGGGTAAGTCAGGTGGCGAATACCACGCCCACCTTGACCTTGGACGCCTGGAGGAATGCCCATTTGAGCAATAGTAATAATACGTTTGCCAATAAAGCGGTAGATTCCCGTTCAACGTTGGTAACTTCTACCTATGATGAAGCATTGCCGCTTGTTTCCATTATTGCCGATTCTGTCAAAATTTCTGAAAATTCGCCAACTGCCAAAGCTTTCACAGTTCATCGAGTTGCGATAAATGGGTATGCCAATCCATTGACTGTTAATTACACCTTACGAGCAAATACAGGCGATGCCACCAACGGAACTGATTTTGAAACCCTAAGCGGCACTATTACCATTCCTGCGGGTGCAAGGTCGGCAACCATTAGTATTACGCCCAAAACAGATAGTAACCCGGAAGCCACGGAGACTATTGCCCTGCTATTGAACACCACCGCCAATAACTATGTCGTAGCCAATCCCTTAGCAACGATATCCCTTGTTGATGCCACCATTACATCAATAGACGATTTGAAAAATGCTTCTGAAAAAAAACTGATCATTTTCCCAAATCCACTTTCAGATAGAGATTTATCAATAGCACTTCGTGGTTTAGAAAGTAATGAAAGTGTAAACGTTTCAATTATTGATGTTTCAGGCAAATTGATTTACCAAATCAATGTAAAATCTCAAAATAATGGCATCGAAACAATGATAAAGGTAAAAAAGAGCTTTTTTACTGAGGGGATCTATATTGTGAAAAGCCAAAGTGATAAAGGCTTGCGACTTGAACAAAAATTGGTTGTCCACTAAAATATAAATTAAAAGCAGTACACAAAATCTACAATAATGAACAGATTTACAATAAGGATTCTTCAACGTGTAGCATTACTTATCTTATGCCACATGTCTGCATATAGTTATGCCCAAAACAAGCAAATTGCTACACAAAATGCGGCATTAACGATTGATAATCAAGGTGTATTAACTATTCAGTCAAAAACAAACGGTGAAATATCCGTTAGTACACCTATAAAAAAGTTGTGGAAATTGACGTTAAAAAATGAAAAAGAAACCAATGATTTTGGGGTAAAAAACTATGATTTTGAGCCTTCGCAGGAAGTAGAAATTAATCAAAAAGTAAACGAAATTACGCTGACTTACAATCAGGTTAAACAGGGCAGCAGAGTTGTACCCGTCAAAGCGGTATTTAAAATATATGTAAAAAATGAAACATTTTGCTTTTCTGCTTCTTTGAGCAATACCGATAAAGAATGGCTTCTGAGGGAATTAACGTACCCCATTTTTACCGACATAAAAACAAAAAACAACCTTGCCAATGTGTATTTGCCAAGTGGTTTGGGACAACGTTTTGAAGACCCTGCCAGCTTCGGAAAGAAAAGTTTTGATTACCCAAGTGGCAGAGGTACAATGCAATGGTTTAGTATCAACACATTCAATGCAGGTCTTTATATTGCCAATCACGATGCGAGCCGCAGTAAAAAGCAGTTTAATGTGAGCTATTCAAATGAAGCTAAGTCGTTCAATGCTTCGGTCACTTTCCCAATTTTCAAAAACGATTTTGATATGCCCGAAGTAGTCGTGACTATTTATCAGGGCAAATGGCATGAAGCCGCCAAACGCTATCGTTCGTGGTACGATTCGCAGTTTAAATTGCCTGAAATACCCGCCTGGGTAAAACAGGAAAGCGGTTGGCTATTGGCTATTTTAAAGCAACAAAACGGCTATGTAATGTGGAAATACCACGAACTCGACCAACTCTGCGACATTGCCGAAAAAAATGGCTTTAAAACCATTGGACTTTTTGGTTGGGCCAATGGCGGACACGATTACCTCTACCCCAATTACATTCCCGATGATTTATTGGGCGGCAGACCTGCCCTAAAAGCGGCTATTGAGCGAGCTCATAAACGAGGGTTTAAAATAGTGGTCTATGCCAACGGTACATTGATAGATGCGGGTACGGAATACTACCGTTATGAAGGCAATAACACGATTGCCTTGAAGGAAGATAAATCTGCTTACACAAGTTCTATTCGCAAGTATAATTCTGCCACGCCCGTAGTGTTTACAGAAGCTTCGTACAGTTCAAAAGTATGGCGTAAAACCATGCTCGATTTAGCCCTGCAAGCCCATGAATTGGGTGCGGATGGTATTTTATATGACCAAGTTGGAGTAAAACAAGCATTATTGAATTTTTCAAAAATCCAAGACCATACCTTGCCCCAGGAGTCTGGGACAAAGTTCAGGTATTTGATGATGAACGAGATACGAACCACATTGAAAAAATTGAACCCTGAATTTGTGGTTATGACTGAGGGGGTCAATGATGGTGTTTTTACGGATATTGATTATTTCCACGGTTGGGGCGATGGCACTTATCCAGATGCCAATGCTTTTCCGAGTTTGTTCAAATACACCTTTCCTGAGTTGGTCAAAACACAGCGACATTCATCTCCAATGTTGCCTCGCTACCATGCAAATTTTGCCACCGTAACAGGTCAACGACACGAAATTGAAACCCGTTGGGAAGCAGATGTGAACTATTTGAAAAATGGTAAACTGCCCGACGAAAACAGCTATAAAGACGAAGCCTATTTTGCCCCAAACCCAAAAAGTATCAACGAAATACCTGCGGACGTAGCGACCAAATACCTACACGATTTGATAAAGTTTGAAACCGAAAACGGTGAATTTTTCAGAACAGGAAAATTTATTGATGAAGAGGGTTTTACGGTAACGGGTCAAGACATCATGGCAAAAGGTTTTCAGAATGGCAACCGTTTGGGCATTGTGGTTTGGAATCAGCATAATACCGAAAAGCGACCTTTTCAAATTGAGATTTCAGGCTTCCAGCTTAATGAAAGTAAAGAACCTGAGTCGGATAACAAAGAGAAGGCTTTAAAGCCGAATTCTATTCGTTTACTCATTTATTCAAAGAAATAATCAAGATTTAAAATGACTTTAGAATTAGAAGGAAAAATAGCCTTAGTAACGGGTGCTGCAAGAGGCATTGGCAAAGGTATCGCTTTGGTTTTAGCCGAAAAAGGGGCGGATATTGTCATCAATGACAAAAAAATGAACTATGAAGGCGAAGCCTTATCCGGTCAAATTCAGGCAATGGGTCGGAAAACACTGCTTGTTGAAGCCGATGTAAGTGCAGAAAGTGAGGTAAAACAGTTGTTTTCGGCAATAAATAAACACTTTGGGCGATTGGATATTTTGGTTAATAATGCGGGTACATCACAAGCCAAAGACATATTTGAATCCTCCTTAGAAGATTGGAGGTACATCATAGATACTAACCTTACCAGTTGCTTTTTATGCTCAAAAGAAGCCATGAATTTGATGGCAAAGCAACAATCGGGTAGAATCATTAACATCAGTTCGGTGGTAGGAGAGCGGGGGGCTTTGTTCGGCCATGTGCATTACGCAGCAACCAAAAGTGGTATGCTTGGTATGACCAAAACCCTTGCCCGCACGGGTGCTCCTTTGGGTATCACGGTCAATGCCGTTGCCCCGGGCATTATTGAAACTGAATTGTTATTTAAAACGCACGGTGTAGAGGGTGTTGAAAAACTGAGTGCCTCCATTCCGTTGGGTTTGGGAAAACCTCGCAGCATCGGGTTGGCAGTTGCTTATTTGGCAGGTGAAGGGGGCAATTATATTACAGGCACTTCCATTGATGTCAATGGAGGTATAAATATGCGGTAAGCGATGCAGAAAAAAAACAGTTTTTATAAATGGGAATTGCTGATTTGGTTGTGGCTGGCTTATTTTTTCAACCAAGGCGACCGTCAGATTTTTAATATCGCCTTGCCGCTCATCAAAGCTGATCTAGAGCTTTCTGATGCCCAATTAGGTTTGGTAGGGTCTATTTTCATCCTGACATTAGGCATCTGTTTCCCGATTGCAGGTTTTGTCGGAGATATTTTCAATCGTAAAAAAATAGTGGGTTATAGCCTGTTGTTTTGGAGTTTGGCTACTTTTTTAACGGGTTTTGGCACTTCCTTAGTGCATTTGATTCTTCTGCGAAGCCTTTCGGTGGGAGGGGGCGAGGCATTTTATGCCCCGGCTGCCAATGGACTTATCGGGCAATTTCACCAAAAATCACGGGCGTTCGCCATGTCCATTCATCAAACGTCTCTCTATGCGGGCGTGATTGTGAGCGGGGCATTAGGTGGCTATATTGCCCAAACCTACGGCTGGAAAAATACATTCTTTCTTTACGGAGGGGCAGGGGTTGTTTTGGCAATTATCCTCTTTTGGCGTTTACAACCTGCCGTTTCAGCTGTATCAAATTTGACTTGGAGCGACCAAAAGCGGTTCATCAAAACGGCAACTTTGGCACTCATAAGTAAACCATCTGCTATACTGCTATGCGTGGCATTTTTATCATTAGTGATTGTAAATGTTGGCTATACGACTTGGATGCCCAC
Above is a window of Runella slithyformis DSM 19594 DNA encoding:
- a CDS encoding SDR family NAD(P)-dependent oxidoreductase, producing the protein MTLELEGKIALVTGAARGIGKGIALVLAEKGADIVINDKKMNYEGEALSGQIQAMGRKTLLVEADVSAESEVKQLFSAINKHFGRLDILVNNAGTSQAKDIFESSLEDWRYIIDTNLTSCFLCSKEAMNLMAKQQSGRIINISSVVGERGALFGHVHYAATKSGMLGMTKTLARTGAPLGITVNAVAPGIIETELLFKTHGVEGVEKLSASIPLGLGKPRSIGLAVAYLAGEGGNYITGTSIDVNGGINMR
- a CDS encoding right-handed parallel beta-helix repeat-containing protein, yielding MKKQALCLSAILFLFSFLSNAQYVPIDESNLETVYVSTSGNDTDAGSGSAPFRTIKKALAIAAAKKRAGVGVKILIAAGTYREGAASDGWAMTLNMSLSQATAAPLVIQGAGWNAKGPKNTGDVIISGSEDWSGGWTKNADGTWSKDWPYAFGVPAKNVSFGVSDAFLRRELVHINGKTYYQVNPPNYTNVNGTVGGAMEGDPGNPNNVNGGRATADEGLFWVTDAVLNNGTIVTMGKITVKLPQDSPPAFDLNAQGNLVEVTTKRNLLQLWLGTQSETPTNIILRNLTFQQAYNYVLIQHQNNLLIEDCRFIKNKRDGLAINPGKNYLLRRVECSENGESGAGIVNTTNGVLEECKFNRNSRQGEILGYTGWSVCGIKFYAPLFNRNISLIRCEAVDNRSSGFWWDTGNVNCEMVECISVRNSTNGTFIEDNNSVGNNYEGATTGTTGVTGIPNLGNQHTVKALRCIFAHNRPASGTEGYRTTKGRGIFFSENENAVIDGCLIYNNDIQISTYDNSRAENRNFTFRNNIIATQNTNQRMYAVGSNWDSGETITAKNSNGTVIATFKGGWYGLFDGMSGTTNDNRYYHPSSIAFFSRSQRWGTDKWVSQVANTTPTLTLDAWRNAHLSNSNNTFANKAVDSRSTLVTSTYDEALPLVSIIADSVKISENSPTAKAFTVHRVAINGYANPLTVNYTLRANTGDATNGTDFETLSGTITIPAGARSATISITPKTDSNPEATETIALLLNTTANNYVVANPLATISLVDATITSIDDLKNASEKKLIIFPNPLSDRDLSIALRGLESNESVNVSIIDVSGKLIYQINVKSQNNGIETMIKVKKSFFTEGIYIVKSQSDKGLRLEQKLVVH
- a CDS encoding DUF6259 domain-containing protein: MTLKNEKETNDFGVKNYDFEPSQEVEINQKVNEITLTYNQVKQGSRVVPVKAVFKIYVKNETFCFSASLSNTDKEWLLRELTYPIFTDIKTKNNLANVYLPSGLGQRFEDPASFGKKSFDYPSGRGTMQWFSINTFNAGLYIANHDASRSKKQFNVSYSNEAKSFNASVTFPIFKNDFDMPEVVVTIYQGKWHEAAKRYRSWYDSQFKLPEIPAWVKQESGWLLAILKQQNGYVMWKYHELDQLCDIAEKNGFKTIGLFGWANGGHDYLYPNYIPDDLLGGRPALKAAIERAHKRGFKIVVYANGTLIDAGTEYYRYEGNNTIALKEDKSAYTSSIRKYNSATPVVFTEASYSSKVWRKTMLDLALQAHELGADGILYDQVGVKQALLNFSKIQDHTLPQESGTKFRYLMMNEIRTTLKKLNPEFVVMTEGVNDGVFTDIDYFHGWGDGTYPDANAFPSLFKYTFPELVKTQRHSSPMLPRYHANFATVTGQRHEIETRWEADVNYLKNGKLPDENSYKDEAYFAPNPKSINEIPADVATKYLHDLIKFETENGEFFRTGKFIDEEGFTVTGQDIMAKGFQNGNRLGIVVWNQHNTEKRPFQIEISGFQLNESKEPESDNKEKALKPNSIRLLIYSKK
- a CDS encoding MFS transporter — translated: MQKKNSFYKWELLIWLWLAYFFNQGDRQIFNIALPLIKADLELSDAQLGLVGSIFILTLGICFPIAGFVGDIFNRKKIVGYSLLFWSLATFLTGFGTSLVHLILLRSLSVGGGEAFYAPAANGLIGQFHQKSRAFAMSIHQTSLYAGVIVSGALGGYIAQTYGWKNTFFLYGGAGVVLAIILFWRLQPAVSAVSNLTWSDQKRFIKTATLALISKPSAILLCVAFLSLVIVNVGYTTWMPTFLHEKFNLSIAEAGFNSMFYHHVFAFAGVILGGILSDKAALKAKKNRLVIQSLGLLLGAPFLYGMGQAESTFMTYVALSGFGFFRGLYEANLYATLFAVIEAAYRSTSVGLSAMFAFIIASLVPFLLGYLKPTLGLSDGLSALSVSFLIGGIAILIVLRFYFQKDSQLKTEEV